In a genomic window of Melopsittacus undulatus isolate bMelUnd1 chromosome 1, bMelUnd1.mat.Z, whole genome shotgun sequence:
- the MYC gene encoding myc proto-oncogene protein isoform X1: protein MVLITKRVCVFPRRGEREGALGAAGSGGPAEVREELVPSVERSSPGNPFPSSPSCLQAPAAAMPLSAGFPSKNYDYDYDSVQPYFYFEEEEENFYLAAQQRGSELQPPAPSEDIWKKFELLPTPPLSPSRRSSLAAASCFPSTADQLEIVTELLGGDMVNQSFICDPEDESFVKSIIIQDCMWSGFSAAAKLEKVVSEKLASYQAARREGGSNARPGPTPTVPPPASLAASPAASTGLYLHDLGAAAADCIDPSVVFPYPLSERAPRAAPPGSNPASLLGDDTPPTTSSDSEEEQEEDEEIDVVTLAEANESESSTESSTDTSEEHSKPHHSPLVLKRCHVNIHQHNYAAPPSTKVEYPAAKRLKLDSGRVLKQISNNRKCSSPRTSDSEENDKRRTHNVLERQRRNELKLSFFALRDQIPEVANNEKAPKVVILKKATEYVLSIQSDEHRLIAEKEQLRRRKEQLKHKLEQLRNSCA from the exons ATGGTTTTAATTACCAAACGAGTCTGCGTGTTTCCCCGGCGCGGGGAGCGGGAGGGAGCGCTGGGCGCCGCGGGGTCCGGTGGTCCCGCAGAGGTCCGGGAAGAGCTGGTCCCCTCGGTGGAACGCAGCTCACCCGGGaacccctttccctcctccccctcctgcctgcaggcacCAGCCGCCGCGATGCCGCTCAGCGCCGGCTTCCCCAGCAAGAACTACGATTACGACTACGACTCGGTGCAGCCCTACTTCTACTtcgaggaggaggaggagaacttCTACCTGGCGGCGCAGCAGCGGGGCAGTGAGCTGCAGCCCCCCGCCCCGTCCGAGGACATCTGGAAGAAGTTTGAATTGCTGCCCACGCCGCCCCTCTCCCCAAGCCGCCGCTCCAGCCTTGCCGCCgcctcctgcttcccttccaCCGCCGACCAGCTGGAGATCGTGACCGAGCTCCTCGGGGGAGACATGGTCAACCAAAGCTTCATCTGCGATCCGGAGGATGAGTCCTTCGTCAAGTCCATCATCATCCAGGACTGCATGTGGAGCGGCTTCTCCGCCGCCGCCAAGCTGGAGAAGGTGGTCTCTGAGAAGCTGGCTTCCTACCAGGCGGCCCGCCGGGAGGGGGGTTCCAACGCCCGCCCCGGCCCAACGCCCACCGTGCCACCGCCAGCCAGCCTCGCCGCGTCCCCCGCCGCTTCGACCGGCCTCTACCTGCACGACCTGGGCGCTGCCGCCGCCGACTGCATCGACCCCTCAGTGGTCTTCCCATACCCGCTCAGCGAGCGTGCCCCGCGGGCCGCCCCCCCCGGCTCCAACCCCGCGTCCCTGCTGGGCGATGACACGCCGCCGACCACCAGCAGCGACTCGG AAGAAGAAcaagaggaagatgaggaaatTGATGTTGTCACATTAGCTGAAGCAAATGAATCCGAATCTAGCACAGAATCCAGCACAGACACATCAGAAGAGCACAGTAAGCCCCATCACAGCCCGCTGGTTCTCAAAAGGTGTCATGTCAACATCCATCAGCACAACTATGCCGCTCCTCCCTCCACCAAGGTTGAATACCCAGCTGCAAAAAGGCTAAAGTTGGACAGTGGCAGAGTTCTCAAACAGATCAGCAACAACCGAAAATGCTCAAGTCCCCGCACATCAGATTCAGAAGAGAATGACAAGAGGCGAACACACAATGTCTTGGAGCGCCAGAGAAGAAATGAGCTGAAGCTGAGTTTCTTTGCCTTGCGTGACCAGATACCTGAGGTGGCCAACAATGAAAAGGCTCCCAAGGTTGTCATCCTGAAAAAAGCAACGGAGTACGTTCTTTCCATCCAGTCAGATGAACACAGACTGATTGCAGAGAAAGAGCAGTTGAGGCGGAGGAAAGAACAGTTGAAACACAAACTCGAGCAGCTAAGGAACTCTTGTGCATAG
- the MYC gene encoding myc proto-oncogene protein isoform X2, whose protein sequence is MPLSAGFPSKNYDYDYDSVQPYFYFEEEEENFYLAAQQRGSELQPPAPSEDIWKKFELLPTPPLSPSRRSSLAAASCFPSTADQLEIVTELLGGDMVNQSFICDPEDESFVKSIIIQDCMWSGFSAAAKLEKVVSEKLASYQAARREGGSNARPGPTPTVPPPASLAASPAASTGLYLHDLGAAAADCIDPSVVFPYPLSERAPRAAPPGSNPASLLGDDTPPTTSSDSEEEQEEDEEIDVVTLAEANESESSTESSTDTSEEHSKPHHSPLVLKRCHVNIHQHNYAAPPSTKVEYPAAKRLKLDSGRVLKQISNNRKCSSPRTSDSEENDKRRTHNVLERQRRNELKLSFFALRDQIPEVANNEKAPKVVILKKATEYVLSIQSDEHRLIAEKEQLRRRKEQLKHKLEQLRNSCA, encoded by the exons ATGCCGCTCAGCGCCGGCTTCCCCAGCAAGAACTACGATTACGACTACGACTCGGTGCAGCCCTACTTCTACTtcgaggaggaggaggagaacttCTACCTGGCGGCGCAGCAGCGGGGCAGTGAGCTGCAGCCCCCCGCCCCGTCCGAGGACATCTGGAAGAAGTTTGAATTGCTGCCCACGCCGCCCCTCTCCCCAAGCCGCCGCTCCAGCCTTGCCGCCgcctcctgcttcccttccaCCGCCGACCAGCTGGAGATCGTGACCGAGCTCCTCGGGGGAGACATGGTCAACCAAAGCTTCATCTGCGATCCGGAGGATGAGTCCTTCGTCAAGTCCATCATCATCCAGGACTGCATGTGGAGCGGCTTCTCCGCCGCCGCCAAGCTGGAGAAGGTGGTCTCTGAGAAGCTGGCTTCCTACCAGGCGGCCCGCCGGGAGGGGGGTTCCAACGCCCGCCCCGGCCCAACGCCCACCGTGCCACCGCCAGCCAGCCTCGCCGCGTCCCCCGCCGCTTCGACCGGCCTCTACCTGCACGACCTGGGCGCTGCCGCCGCCGACTGCATCGACCCCTCAGTGGTCTTCCCATACCCGCTCAGCGAGCGTGCCCCGCGGGCCGCCCCCCCCGGCTCCAACCCCGCGTCCCTGCTGGGCGATGACACGCCGCCGACCACCAGCAGCGACTCGG AAGAAGAAcaagaggaagatgaggaaatTGATGTTGTCACATTAGCTGAAGCAAATGAATCCGAATCTAGCACAGAATCCAGCACAGACACATCAGAAGAGCACAGTAAGCCCCATCACAGCCCGCTGGTTCTCAAAAGGTGTCATGTCAACATCCATCAGCACAACTATGCCGCTCCTCCCTCCACCAAGGTTGAATACCCAGCTGCAAAAAGGCTAAAGTTGGACAGTGGCAGAGTTCTCAAACAGATCAGCAACAACCGAAAATGCTCAAGTCCCCGCACATCAGATTCAGAAGAGAATGACAAGAGGCGAACACACAATGTCTTGGAGCGCCAGAGAAGAAATGAGCTGAAGCTGAGTTTCTTTGCCTTGCGTGACCAGATACCTGAGGTGGCCAACAATGAAAAGGCTCCCAAGGTTGTCATCCTGAAAAAAGCAACGGAGTACGTTCTTTCCATCCAGTCAGATGAACACAGACTGATTGCAGAGAAAGAGCAGTTGAGGCGGAGGAAAGAACAGTTGAAACACAAACTCGAGCAGCTAAGGAACTCTTGTGCATAG